A window of Xyrauchen texanus isolate HMW12.3.18 chromosome 10, RBS_HiC_50CHRs, whole genome shotgun sequence contains these coding sequences:
- the txnl4a gene encoding thioredoxin-like protein 4A: protein MSYMLPHLHNGWQVDQAILSEEDRVIVIRFGHDWDPTCMKMDEVLYSMAEKVKNFAVIYLVDITEVPDFNKMYELYDPCTVMFFFRNKHIMIDLGTGNNNKINWTMEDKQEMIDIVETVYRGARKGRGLVVSPKDYSTKYRY, encoded by the exons ATGTCGTACATGCTCCCTCATCTTCACAATGGCTGGCAGGTTGACCAGGCTATTTTATCCGAAGAGGATCGTGTGATTGTTATCCGCTTTGGCCACGACTGGGACCCTACATGTATGAAAATGGACGAGGTTTTGTACAGTATGGCAGAGAAG GTAAAGAATTTTGCAGTCATTTACCTCGTAGACATCACAGAGGTGCCAGATTTCAACAAGATGTATGAGTTGTATGACCCTTGCACAGTCATGTTCTTTTTCAG GAACAAGCACATCATGATTGATCTTGGCACTggtaacaacaataaaataaactgGACCATGGAGGACAAGCAGGAAATGATTGACATTGTTGAGACTGTTTACAGGGGGGCGAGGAAAGGAAGAGGTCTTGTGGTTTCCCCTAAAGACTACTCCACAAAATATAGATACTGA
- the LOC127650574 gene encoding activity-dependent neuroprotector homeobox protein 2-like, which translates to MYQFPVRGLEKIRRTRKKVKNILGGFGLEECLNYAEDLQEFYPGDKVFDATDWCDLSDGFDGRWIKKWEYRTRGLCCSLCEFSARSWHTYRNHVQRYHDEEERLCKLSSCTSCPFIAHPRVVSKHCKLFHVEDPKLESGAVPQLPARAVSGTIFQCRRCHLQDTLLYSVKKHVLLYHYTSTLNKYAGQRSARELGALGDISQKFYCKKCYVSAETSEHLLYHLLTSEKHKELDVHIRSLIFETESKKQYPALAPKAHGTSAVIMMKDQPAVTGTLAAGGIKRVENGGSAIISASGTSHPFLPTQASALVQLASAEAKGLLRPGVPLAFQNTHIGRPVSAAPPAVPHQMSVRVGLPGQPQLQSVSRQIVLPPGVRLNVPNVRPPAPQSLLVNPKLPQPSPGGTMMTSQSLLSHLIPTGNKVDGLPTYTFAPLQVLSVQSNNSQGLSKAQLPVSQNNPATHQNKQNSTLPVPKQTKKWITCPICNELFPSDIYESHPAVHKESSNKPKLGLAARAPFLKKMPDKTVQCLTCKILISERGVFEHLLHGMLCLFCTGIFYSIKQLVDHIQMEHNQTQKSNCDFMRREYRLYTDEAGNLLFPYFDIRTTAPKIIMGEKELNLALVTSSLDLIFLKMLPNNPQAVCKTPIPSKMPTPKLDNTECPFCSDKFLNKEAYQMHLKEKHFIVPTLHAILKTPSYRCLYCGGVYTGKTTTKAIIVHLGKCRSAPKSLKVAEKMSSGLAVTPKANSAYVSYPAHPKQITGPTSVQASIPAIKTPETEAELQSQLRLEIAFREAMEANKREREERLARKRKLEKDRLAGLIPPSPEIIIDPSVTFAIDPTGMEVRSFEERREFVNKYFNTQPYPLKKEIVALSSRLLLNKTDVACQFGGKRTRCMKNMQKTKAVVLLGFKMAELMKVQHDLFIPEIEPEKMVTETEAETTVAEAETTVAEAETTVAEAETTVAAAETTVAAAETTVAAAETTGADAETTVADAETVADVEMEQE; encoded by the coding sequence TGGGAGTATCGGACACGAGGATTGTGCTGCAGCTTATGTGAATTCTCTGCAAGGTCCTGGCATACCTACAGAAACCATGTTCAGCGTTACCATGATGAAGAAGAGCGTCTATGCAAGCTTTCCTCATGTACTTCCTGCCCGTTTATTGCCCACCCCAGAGTGGTTTCCAAGCACTGCAAATTATTCCACGTTGAGGACCCAAAGTTAGAATCTGGTGCAGTCCCCCAACTGCCTGCAAGAGCTGTGAGCGGTACCATTTTTCAGTGTCGAAGATGTCATTTACAAGACACTCTCTTGTACAGTGTGAAAAAGCATGTTCTCCTTTATCACTACACCTCCACATTGAACAAATATGCTGGGCAGAGATCCGCGAGGGAACTTGGTGCCCTGGGAGATATTTCTCAGAAATTTTACTGCAAGAAGTGTTATGTATCAGCAGAGACATCTGAACACCTACTGTATCATCTTCTAACCTCAGAAAAGCACAAGGAGCTGGATGTGCATATCAGATCTCTCATTTTTGAAACTGAAAGTAAGAAACAATATCCTGCTCTAGCACCGAAAGCCCACGGCACTTCTGCTGTCATAATGATGAAAGATCAGCCAGCAGTAACTGGTACACTGGCTGCTGGTGGAATCAAAAGAGTAGAAAATGGTGGCTCTGCTATCATTTCTGCCTCTGGAACAAGCCACCCATTTCTTCCCACTCAAGCTTCTGCCCTGGTTCAGCTTGCAAGTGCTGAGGCGAAGGGTTTACTGAGGCCTGGAGTACCGCTGGCTTTTCAGAACACTCACATTGGGAGACCTGTATCTGCTGCTCCTCCTGCAGTTCCCCACCAGATGTCCGTCAGAGTAGGCCTCCCGGGTCAGCCACAGTTGCAATCTGTATCCCGCCAAATTGTCCTACCACCAGGTGTTCGCCTTAATGTACCTAATGTTAGGCCACCAGCTCCTCAATCCTTACTTGTTAATCCAAAATTACCACAACCGAGCCCAGGAGGCACCATGATGACTTCCCAGTCCCTTCTCAGTCATTTAATCCCAACAGGCAACAAAGTCGATGGCTTACCCACCTACACTTTTGCACCTTTGCAGGTCTTATCAGTCCAGTCAAATAACTCCCAAGGACTCAGCAAAGCACAGTTGCCGGTGTCTCAGAACAACCCAGCTACTCATCAGAACAAGCAAAACAGTACCCTGCCAGTCCCCAAGCAAACCAAGAAATGGATCACTTGCCCTATCTGTAATGAGCTCTTCCCATCTGATATCTACGAGTCCCATCCAGCGGTTCACAAAGAATCATCTAATAAGCCCAAGCTCGGCCTGGCTGCCCGTGctcctttcttaaaaaaaatgccAGACAAGACTGTTCAATGCCTGACTTGCAAGATCTTGATATCGGAAAGGGGCGTTTTTGAACATCTGCTTCATGGCATGCTCTGCTTGTTTTGTACAGGGATTTTCTACTCCATCAAGCAGCTTGTTGACCACATACAGATGGAACATAATCAGACTCAAAAGAGCAACTGTGACTTCATGCGACGAGAATACCGACTTTATACCGATGAGGCAGGGAATCTGCTTTTCCCGTATTTTGACATTAGGACCACGGCTCCTAAAATAATAATGGGCGAGAAAGAGCTCAATCTTGCGTTGGTCACCAGCTCCCTCGATCTGATCTTTTTGAAGATGTTGCCCAATAATCCTCAGGCTGTTTGCAAGACGCCCATACCATCCAAGATGCCCACACCCAAGCTTGATAACACAGAGTGCCCCTTCTGCTCCGATAAGTTTCTGAATAAGGAAGCCTATCAAATGCACCTCAAAGAAAAGCACTTCATTGTGCCCACTCTGCATGCAATACTTAAAACCCCATCGTACAGATGCCTCTACTGTGGTGGTGTATACACTGGGAAGACTACTACTAAGGCTATTATTGTCCACTTGGGTAAATGTCGCAGTGCACCTAAGAGTCTCAAGGTTGCTGAAAAAATGAGTTCTGGATTAGCTGTTACTCCCAAAGCGAACAGTGCATATGTGTCATACCCAGCCCATCCTAAACAGATCACTGGTCCAACTTCAGTCCAAGCCTCTATTCCTGCCATAAAAACACCAGAAACGGAAGCAGAGTTACAGAGCCAGCTACGGCTGGAGATAGCCTTTCGAGAAGCTATGGAGgcaaataagagagagagagaagaacggTTGGCAAGGAAGAGAAAGCTAGAGAAAGATAGGTTGGCTGGCCTGATTCCCCCTTCACCTGAAATAATCATCGATCCCTCTGTGACCTTTGCAATAGATCCTACCGGAATGGAGGTACGCTCCTTTGAAGAACGACGCGAGTTTGTCAACAAGTACTTCAATACACAGCCTTACCCACTCAAGAAGGAGATAGTTGCCCTGAGTAGCCGTTTACTGCTTAACAAAACTGATGTTGCTTGCCAGTTTGGTGGAAAACGTACCAGGTGCATGAAGAATATGCAGAAAACCAAGGCTGTAGTACTGTTAGGCTTCAAAATGGCAGAGCTGATGAAAGTCCAGCATGATCTTTTTATCCCAGAGATAGAGCCGGAGAAGATGGTCACTGAGACAGAAGCAGAAACGACTGTGGCCGAAGCAGAAACGACTGTGGCCGAAGCAGAAACGACTGTGGCCGAAGCAGAAACGACTGTGGCCGCCGCTGAAACGACTGTGGCCGCCGCTGAAACGACTGTGGCCGCCGCTGAAACGACTGGGGCCGACGCTGAAACAACGGTGGCCGACGCAGAAACAGTGGCCGACGTAGAAATGGAGCAAGAGTAG